The window TTTCAGCCACTAGCTTCCTATGAATCAAAATACAAATAGTCTCGGCGAAACCCGCCATACATTCCGTCCTAAAATGGCCAACATCGGCGCGGGTGCCGTGATTGGCTTGTTATTGCTCTTCGGTGGCCTCGCAATTGCTATTTCCTTCGCACGAGCCCATCATCCTGTCCCCCAGGGCATTGGCGACACGATTGGCAATTACGTACTTATCGTTTTGTGCGGTGTGATCGCTCCGCTTTGCGGCATCGTCTTGCTTGTGTACATGAAGCGGCTCGCCTCACATCGAGTCGATGTCCATGACAACGGATTCTCTTACTACTACGCAGGTGTGACCGACATCTGTCTGTGGACGGATCTGGAAAAGATCAACGAGGTCTTAACCGAGGAACAATTGAAAGTTCTCAAGGTTCCGGGCGCTGTTATCAAAAATACTGACCGGAGTTTTATCATTCGCCGGAAAGATGGCAAGGATTTCGATTTCACGGTAAATTCAATTGACAGCATCCCACGTCTCGCGAAATATTTGAAACAGGCGAGTGCCAAGTTCGGCATCCTATGGGAACGAATCACGCAGTAGTGAATCGGCAACTGCGTGAGTGGCAAGGGATGTTGCTTTCGGGGCTTGCCAGTTGCCCTGATCAATGCAGACGCAAGACATGACATTCGGTAGCGGGGTCGCCATCAGTCGAAATGCCTGAGGGACCATAGAGATACGTAGGCAGTCCATCTTCGAGTAGAATCTGCGGGCGTTCGATCTTCCAAATCCCTGATCCGTAGATGGTCTGGGCGCTGGGGTAATCGGATTTGTCGATGTAGGCATCGAGTCGATGATAGGCTAGCTCGGGCTTCCCAAACTGAATTCCGTCGGACGACGTCCAATGGAGGCCACCGCCTTTTTCAAGAATCCCATGATTGTCGGTTGTCACTAAGTGTACCTCCTTGTCCGGTCCCAAAAACGCGTAGCCATCTTCGATCGACTGTTCGTTGGCGGTCACCGGGGCCGACTGAATCTCATACGGGCCAGCAAGATTATCTGCGATCGCTAGTCCCATTCGCGTCCCAGGCACGCCGTTCTTCATCGCTTTGAAGTACAAGAAAAAACGACCGTCAGGCATCTTCAACAGCGCCGGATTATTAACGCCACACGATGAATGGTACGTCCAGTTCTCAGGATCAGCAGAAGGTGCCAATAGCGGTTCGGTGCTTCGCGTCCACGGACCATTGAGCGACGGTGATGTTGCCAAGCCAATCCGCTGCGATGAATTTACTTTAGGATCTGTTCTCGCGATGTAGATCAACGCATACGTCCCACCGTATTTGCGGATCAATGGGTTGTGGGGGGCGAACTTGTCCCAGGTCTCTTGTCCTGTTCCAGCTAGCGAAGTTTGTTGATACGTAAACCCCTTGTCGGGATACTGCGAGCGAAAGTGAGCGATTTCTGAGTGGGATCTCCAGCCAGGATTCACCCCCAATCGACTAGGCCAACGGGCGACGAACAGGTGATAGAAACCTTCATCGTCGCGAATGGGACTGCCACCCCAACTGGTCATTTGCGGATCATTGACTGCAACGCCCAAATATTGGATTTGGTCAGGATCCATGATCGCATTCATGGACGGCGTTTCTGCGATCAGGTCTTCAGCACCTGCGTGCGGCAGGAAAAACCCGATTGTCGCGAGCATGAAAACGATGAGAGCTGCATTTTTGATAATCATCGCTTACGAACCTGTTTCAGGATGAAGTTCAGCCGCTTTGATCACCCCGCGATACAGATCGCCGTCGGTTCGCCAGGGATCACCGCCCCCGTTGCGTCCAGAGAGTTGTTTATGGAATCCATGTTCAATGGATTGCGACTCGAGGTCGCCAGTCTTTTCGAGACATTCAAATAGGTAATCTCGTTCGACGTCGACATCCGGCGCGGTGACATGGGTAATTTGCCCGGTTGTGCGGCTGAGGCCCACCCGCTCGTCATAGACGGCCGAACCGATCCATTTGGGGCGACCGTCCTCGCTCAAATGTTCCATCTTCCATAAACGCACGTGATGCCGATGTCGTGGATTGTCGCCGACGGGTTGCTCGAAAGCCAAATCTTCTTTTCGCCCAAACAGGTACAGGCTGCTGACCGGTGCGGAATCATCGGGCCGTGAAAGGATAGTATCGGCGGCGATGTCGACGTCGCTCTTAATTCCCAGCGCCGCTGCGGTGTACCAATCCGCCGCCTGCATGATTGCTTTCAATTCAAGCTCGGTGCCGATCAGTTCGACGTTCAACGGGTCGCCAGGATGATGATCGCCCGTTTCCGTGAT of the Allorhodopirellula heiligendammensis genome contains:
- a CDS encoding glycoside hydrolase family protein; amino-acid sequence: MIIKNAALIVFMLATIGFFLPHAGAEDLIAETPSMNAIMDPDQIQYLGVAVNDPQMTSWGGSPIRDDEGFYHLFVARWPSRLGVNPGWRSHSEIAHFRSQYPDKGFTYQQTSLAGTGQETWDKFAPHNPLIRKYGGTYALIYIARTDPKVNSSQRIGLATSPSLNGPWTRSTEPLLAPSADPENWTYHSSCGVNNPALLKMPDGRFFLYFKAMKNGVPGTRMGLAIADNLAGPYEIQSAPVTANEQSIEDGYAFLGPDKEVHLVTTDNHGILEKGGGLHWTSSDGIQFGKPELAYHRLDAYIDKSDYPSAQTIYGSGIWKIERPQILLEDGLPTYLYGPSGISTDGDPATECHVLRLH
- a CDS encoding LssY C-terminal domain-containing protein, translated to MNEESEPAQSTRLKRSRVFRLLVGIVLLWAVLAYFLLPLIWEGYARIDPALDDVPRITETGDHHPGDPLNVELIGTELELKAIMQAADWYTAAALGIKSDVDIAADTILSRPDDSAPVSSLYLFGRKEDLAFEQPVGDNPRHRHHVRLWKMEHLSEDGRPKWIGSAVYDERVGLSRTTGQITHVTAPDVDVERDYLFECLEKTGDLESQSIEHGFHKQLSGRNGGGDPWRTDGDLYRGVIKAAELHPETGS